A window from Mangifera indica cultivar Alphonso chromosome 2, CATAS_Mindica_2.1, whole genome shotgun sequence encodes these proteins:
- the LOC123206916 gene encoding transcription factor MYB60: MGRPPCCDKVGIKKGPWTPEEDIILVSYIQQHGPGNWRSVPTNTGLLRCSKSCRLRWTNYLRPGIKRGNFTPHEEGMIIHLQALLGNKWAAIASYLPQRTDNDIKNYWNTHLKKKLNKFQSALEPQMTADNSTTSHQFVLNERMSLDFTNQHFSNLPTAINQGCSYASSTENISRLLQGWMGSSPKNNNKINNNSFLKEEQEGGDLISNEEIVSVLSFENLNNEGWQKPKIDHQSTSKGSPNEEKVNITSMVVAERKLQRSDNSTPPLSFLEKWLLDESTGQIEEINQIMELSDPIF; encoded by the exons ATGGGAAGACCTCCTTGCTGTGATAAAGTTGGCATCAAGAAAGGTCCATGGACTCCTGAAGAAGACATCATCCTTGTTTCTTACATTCAACAACATGGTCCAGGAAATTGGAGATCAGTTCCCACTAACACTg GTTTGCTGAGGTGCAGCAAAAGCTGTAGGCTAAGATGGACCAATTACCTCAGACCTGGAATCAAGAGAGGAAATTTCACTCCTCATGAAGAAGGAATGATTATTCATCTGCAAGCTTTATTGGGTAACAA ATGGGCAGCCATAGCTTCATACCTTCCACAAAGAACAGATAATGATATAAAGAACTACTGGAACACTCACCTGAAGAAGAAGCTGAACAAGTTTCAGTCAGCTTTGGAACCCCAAATGACAGCAGATAATTCAACTACCAGTCATCAGTTTGTACTGAATGAGAGAATGAGCTTGGATTTCACCAACCAACACTTCTCCAATCTACCCACCGCCATTAATCAAGGCTGCTCCTATGCATCCAGCACTGAGAATATTTCTCGTCTTCTTCAAGGTTGGATGGGATCCTCTCCCAAGaacaataacaaaatcaataataattctTTCCTCAAAGAGGAGCAAGAAGGAGGTGATTTGATCTCTAATGAAGAGATTGTATCAGTTTTATCATTTGAGAATTTGAACAACGAGGGATGGCAAAAGCCGAAAATTGATCATCAGTCCACTTCAAAAGGAAGTCCAAATGAAGAGAAGGTTAATATTACATCAATGGTGGTGGCAGAAAGGAAACTGCAAAGATCTGATAACTCTACACCTCCGTTATCGTTTCTTGAGAAATGGCTTTTGGATGAATCCACTGGTCAAATAGAAGAGATTAATCAGATTATGGAACTCTCTGATCCAATATTCTGA
- the LOC123205885 gene encoding probable arabinosyltransferase ARAD1, translating into MAVAERNGSSIVIISRNCLFSLFLISTIFLLFSCFSVLRSTGFHHFVDTSSLTKSKPLTVIDNSRNNLQEEKEIIQKKDDAKCSKDNKLLLKVYMYDLSPEFHFGLLNWKPEGDSVWPDIKTNIPSYPGGLNLQHSIEYWLTLDLLASEVYAKREACSVIRVHNSSEADAIFVPFFSSLSYNRFSKRHPNEKKSQNKVLQEKLVKFVTSQEEWKRSGGKDHIVMAHHPNSLLDARMQLWPAMFILSDFGRYPSNVANLEKDVIAPYKHVIKSYANDASEFDSRPILLYFQGAIYRKDGGFARQELFYLLKDEKDVHFTFGSVQKNGIREASRGMHSSKFCLNIAGDTPSSNRLFDAIASHCVPVIISDEIELPYEDILDYSEFCIFVRTSDAVKEKFLINLIRSIKKEEWTRMHDRLKEIEHLFKFHYPSREGDAVQMIWQAITRKIPSIRRKIHKSRRFSRTVTHEEKELRSLSLPRNLW; encoded by the exons ATGGCTGTAGCTGAGAGGAATGGTTCTTCCATTGTGATTATTTCTCGAAACTGTTTGTTTAGTTTGTTCCTaatttcaaccatttttttgCTATTTTCTTGTTTCTCTGTGTTGCGTTCCACTGGCTTCCATCATTTTGTTGACACTAGTTCATTAACAAAATCCAAGCCCCTTACTGTGATAGACAACAGTAGGAATAAtttacaagaagaaaaagagataatcCAAAAGAAAGATGATGCCAAATGCAGTAAAGATAACAAATTGTTGCTTAAGGTTTATATGTATGATTTGTCCCCGGAGTTTCATTTTGGACTTTTGAATTGGAAACCAGAAGGGGATAGTGTTTGGCCTGATATTAAAACCAATATACCCTCATATCCTGGTGGGTTGAACTTGCAACATAGTATAGAATATTGGCTAACCTTAGATCTTCTTGCTTCAGAGGTTTATGCTAAGCGAGAGGCTTGTAGTGTGATAAGAGTGCACAACTCGAGTGAAGCTGATGCTATTTTTGTGCCATTCTTTTCTTCATTGAGCTACAACAGGTTTTCTAAAAGGCAtccaaatgaaaagaaaagccAGAACAAGGTGTTGCAAGAGAAGTTGGTGAAGTTTGTGACTAGTCAAGAGGAATGGAAAAGAAGTGGTGGAAAAGATCACATAGTCATGGCTCACCATCCTAATAGCCTGTTAGATGCTAGGATGCAGCTTTGGCCTGCAATGTTCATTCTTTCAGATTTTGGGAGGTATCCTTCCAATGTAGCAAATCTCGAAAAAGATGTGATTGCCCCTTACAAACATGTAATCAAATCCTATGCCAATGATGCATCAGAGTTTGATAGCCGTCCAATTTTGCTGTATTTCCAAGGCGCCATATACAGAAAAGAT GGTGGCTTTGCGAGGCAagagttattttatcttttaaaagatgaaaaagatgTGCATTTCACATTTGGAAGTgttcaaaaaaatggaatcaGAGAAGCATCCAGGGGAATGCACTCTTCCAAATTCTGCCTCAACATAGCTGGTGACACCCCTTCATCCAATCGCCTCTTTGATGCCATTGCTAGCCATTGTGTACCTGTAATCATTAGTGATGAAATCGAGCTCCCTTATGAGGACATCCTAGACTACTCTGAGTTCTGTATATTCGTTCGCACATCAGATGCTGTCAAAGAAAAATTTCTGATCAACCTTATAAGGAGCATAAAAAAGGAAGAATGGACGCGTATGCATGATAGATTGAAAGAAATTGAACATCTATTCAAGTTTCATTACCCATCCAGGGAGGGTGATGCTGTCCAAATGATATGGCAGGCAATCACCCGTAAGATCCCCTCTATTCGAAGGAAAATACACAAATCTAGGCGGTTTTCACGAACTGTAACTcatgaagagaaagaattaaGATCATTATCATTGCCGCGCAATTTATGGTGA